The sequence below is a genomic window from Mycobacteroides abscessus ATCC 19977.
AGACCGTGGACGGTCCGGTATCGGTGGCGACAATCGCGTTCAGCTCGTTGATAAGCCGGTTGAGCTGGGCGCCGCCTGCGAGCAGCTTGGCACGACGGCTGTCGGTGGCAGCTCCTACCGCGGCCAGGATGCCCACCGAATTGTCGTCGCGGCCACGGCCAGTGGCGTTGAGCAGATCACGCAACTTGCTCACGGTGGTCTGGAACAACACCGTGGGCAGCTCGTGATCTTCGGCAATGTGGGCGCCGTCGCGGATGGGCGCTCCGGGACCGCGATCCACGAGTTGTACCGAGGACACCGCGAACACATTGCTCGGTACCACGCGAGCGGTGGCCGACGACGGGATTGTCTTGGCGTACTCCGGTTTGAGATTGATATATACGAAGTTCGGCTCGCTGCCGGTCGCGGGAGTCACGTCGTCGACCTCGCCGACGAGCACACCGTGGTACTTGACATCCGACTTCTGCGGCAGGCCGTCACCGACGTTCGTCAGATCGGCGACTACACGCACGTAGTCATTAAGTCGCCCGGCAGACTTCAACAACATGGCACCGGTGAGTGCGACGATGGCCACGAGGGTGACGACAGCGAGCGTCAACAGTTGGTTACCGGACGGACCACGCCCGTCCACCTCGAAGGGATTCGGCATCTAGCCACCCAGCCTGGCGCCGGCGTCCACGCTCCACAGCGCCATGGTCAGCAGCATGTTGACCATCACGACGACGGTGATGGCCGCCCGCATGGCGTGCCCGGCCGCGATGCCGACACCCTCGGGACCGCCACTGGCGTAAAAGCCGTAGTAGCACTGGACCGTTGAGGCGATCCAGACGAAGACAACGGTCTTGATGATCGAGTACACGATGTCGATGCCGCTGACCCCGATGCCGAAGTAATGCAGATACGACCCCACCGAGCCACCGCTGAGAATCCCCACCATGACCTGACAGGACACGTAGCTGATCGCGAGGCAGGCCAGGTACAACGGGATCACCGCGATGATCGCTGCCATCAACCGCGTGGTCACCAGGAACGGAATCGGCCGAATGGCAACCGAATCCATGGCGTCGATCTCCTCGGCGATCCGCATCGACCCCAGCTGCGCGGTGAAGCGGCAACCTGCCTGCATCGCGAACGCCAGCGAGGCCATGATCGGCGCCAGCTCTCGCGTACTGGCCAGCGAGCTGATGATGCCGGTAGCGGGCCCCAAACCGAGAAGGTCCAGGAAGTTGTACGACTCGATGGCTACCAGGGCTCCCGCGGTTACCCCCAACACCAGCGCGACTCCGGCGGTGCCACCGCCAACCACCAGTGAGCCGTTGCCCCATGCGATATCGGACAAGTGCCGCAGGAATTCCTTGGAATACTGACGCAGCACCACCGGGATGCCACTCAGGGCGCGGAAGAAGAAGGCCACCATGTGGCCGAACCGCATCAGTGGGCGGCGAATCCTGTTGTAGGCCAGTATGAAGGGGCGGCGCCCTGGCGACAGATAGCTGGATACGGTCATCTCACAGCCCCGTCCGCGGGAACATCATGATGTACAGCTGGCTGATGGCGACATTCACGACCATCAACAGCAGGATCGACTCGACCACCGCGGCGTTCACGGAGTTCGCGACACCAATGGGGCCTCCCTTGGTGGACAGACCCTTCTGACACGACACCACGGCCACGATCGCGCCGTAAATGATGGCCTTCAGCACCGCCAGCACCATGTCATCGGGGGTGGCGAAAGATGCGAAGGTGGAAACGAAACTGCCTGGTGCACCGCCCTGCCAATACACATTGAACAGATAGGCACCCAGGAATCCGACAAAGCACACCACCGCGGTCAGCGCGACGGCGATCATGATCGCCGCCGCGAATCGCGGGACCACCAGCCGCCGAATCACCGAGACGCCCATGACCTCCATGGCGTCCGTCTCTTCACGCATGGTGCGCGAGCCGAGATCGGCGGTGATCGCCGAACCGACGGCCGAGGCCATCAGCACCGCAGCCACCAGGGAGGCGGCCTGCCGGATGATCGCGATGCCGCTGGCCGCGCCCGCCAGTGACGTGGCACCCACTTGGCCGGCAAGCAGAGCGAACTGGATCGACAAGGTGACACCGATGGGCAGGGTCACCAAGATGACCGGCATCACGGCGGTCGCAGCCTGGAAGGCACCCTGTCTGACGAACTCCTGCCATTGG
It includes:
- a CDS encoding MlaE family ABC transporter permease, with protein sequence MTVSSYLSPGRRPFILAYNRIRRPLMRFGHMVAFFFRALSGIPVVLRQYSKEFLRHLSDIAWGNGSLVVGGGTAGVALVLGVTAGALVAIESYNFLDLLGLGPATGIISSLASTRELAPIMASLAFAMQAGCRFTAQLGSMRIAEEIDAMDSVAIRPIPFLVTTRLMAAIIAVIPLYLACLAISYVSCQVMVGILSGGSVGSYLHYFGIGVSGIDIVYSIIKTVVFVWIASTVQCYYGFYASGGPEGVGIAAGHAMRAAITVVVMVNMLLTMALWSVDAGARLGG
- a CDS encoding MlaE family ABC transporter permease translates to MTTPGGRVATEDGAAAIQDWATGYVKRHPLESLSTVGEQFMLGVRTLQWFFVDLFTGQFQWQEFVRQGAFQAATAVMPVILVTLPIGVTLSIQFALLAGQVGATSLAGAASGIAIIRQAASLVAAVLMASAVGSAITADLGSRTMREETDAMEVMGVSVIRRLVVPRFAAAIMIAVALTAVVCFVGFLGAYLFNVYWQGGAPGSFVSTFASFATPDDMVLAVLKAIIYGAIVAVVSCQKGLSTKGGPIGVANSVNAAVVESILLLMVVNVAISQLYIMMFPRTGL